One part of the Pecten maximus chromosome 1, xPecMax1.1, whole genome shotgun sequence genome encodes these proteins:
- the LOC117326473 gene encoding transmembrane channel-like protein 7 isoform X4, producing MISSTGHPRSPAKNGEIRSGTSDAGRVTHKSEANQIFSLLPSKLALTSDVGITMSRKHEASNRKTRSKNAVYPEENGNDDLDEDLKELSKRGIRVKNFDDEEDVYDTLKLIKNLPCSLQQKRKFRAKLTERPMKRPGGCSGWIYRRKLDWKKFKIGYREFKYQLELWGTSLKKIEGQQGAGVLSYFVFLRTLFKLNIAIFFLMFIFVTLPASVNFSSNGYTSAVTGTGIGGVDVATAQTCSANYEVNVSSDAATVIVDFLQGTGWMEATALFLGWYDANEYSLGTAGSHNFNYIMPLAVFLVVVVIFIISLAVMAQASVKSFKETIARSGDVMRYTYNIKVFCSWDYAVTEELWSNIKQKSVYKDIVAELSESKFRKNRENMTSNQKCALYTKRFLINWLILAMLGGSAYLIYYVQKFSTETTSDDTFVLLLIQYLPSITLGALNGLLPIIFELLIKFEDYTTQFAMKLHLIRIVFLKLASLAVLIISIYSLITCGTRTTPCNVGIPDTCSAITCWETYVGQTFYKLVVTDFLIHVVVILGVEGPRMLLTTKCDSKLLKKIGPAVFDIPKSVLALVYSQMLNWIGLLYCPMITSMTVISFFVVFYLKYLSAMKTTGPPEKPYRASRNNSFFIAILLLAFFLSVFPVGYTMVSVRPSTGCGPFRIYSTSMSNIIDASISNLPTGLNNFVGLVTSTSAVVTVLVFLIIIIYFCSARGSAYNGVVKMLEEQLTMESRDKQFLMARVYELTGEKPAARKKDTVSNVNEKKTKSKKTEAEVEPAPGPSPHSLYTDGPVVSDDPVPVMPEEKDPFNAPPVYRSPSPNDSRPVTPKIVVNNTDWDDTPRINTGTTPATQPTKPLEF from the exons GAGAGATCCGGTCGGGAACAAGCGACGCTGGAAGGGTAACACACAAGAGCGAAGCAAACCAGATCTTCTCCCTGCTGCCCAGTAAGCTGGCTTTGACCTCTGACGTAGGGATTACAATGTCCAGAAAACATGAGGCAAGTAACCGGAAGACCCGAAGTAAGAATGCTGTTTATCCGGAGGAAAACGGGAACGATGACCTTGATGAGGACTTAAAGGAACTGTCCAAGAGAGGGATCCGCGTGAAAAACTTCGACGACGAGGAGGATGTGTATGATACATTAAAGCTGATCAAGAACTTGCCATGCTCTCTACAACAGAAACGGAAGTTCAG GGCCAAGCTAACGGAGCGGCCTATGAAACGACCGGGAGGATGTAGCGGATGGATATATCGGCGGAAGTTG GATTGGAAGAAATTCAAAATCGGCTACAGAGAATTCAAGTATCAGTTGGAATTATGGGGAACTTCCTTGAAAAAAATCGAAG GACAACAAGGTGCGGGTGTACTCTCCTACTTTGTGTTCCTGCGCACATTGTTCAAGCTGAATATCGCCATTTTTTTCCTGATGTTCATTTTCGTGACGTTACCTGCCAGCGTGAATTTCTCGTCGAACGGCTACACCAGTGCCGTGACGGGTACGGGTATTGGCGGGGTGGATGTGGCCACCGCTCAGACGTGTAGCGCCAATTATGAAGTGAACGTCTCTTCTGATGCAGCTACTGTGATCGTGGATTTCCTCCAGGGAACG GGTTGGATGGAAGCCACGGCATTGTTCCTCGGTTGGTACGATGCTAACGAATATAGCCTGGGCACTGCAGGAAGTCAcaactttaattatataatgccACTAGCTGTGTTTTTGGTCGTCGTGGTCATCTTCATCATCTCGCTAGCAGTGATGGCTCAGGC GAGTGTTAAGAGTTTTAAAGAAACCATTGCAAGATCAGGGGATGTCATGCGGTATACGTATAACATAAAAGTCTTCTGTAGCTGGGACTATGCCGTCACAGAGGAGCTGTGGAGTAATATTAAACAGAAGAGTGTGTACAAAGACATTGTG GCTGAATTGTCGGAATCAAAGTTTAGAAAAAACAGAGAAAATATGACGTCAAACCAGAAATGTGCGCTCTACACCAAACGGTTCTTAATAAACTGGCTCATCCTAGCTATGCTAGGTGGATCCGCATACCTCATCTACTACGTCCAGAAGTTTTCCACAGAG ACGACCTCAGACGACACGTTCGTGCTTCTGCTGATACAGTACCTTCCGTCCATTACACTGGGTGCTCTCAATGGACTACTGCCCATCATCTTCGAGTTACTTATCAAGTTTGAAGATTACACAACTCAGTTTGCGATGAAGTTACATCTAATAAG AATCGTGTTCCTGAAGCTCGCTTCATTGGCTGTGCTGATAATATCCATCTACAGTCTCATTACCTGTGGTACCAGGACGACACCGTGTAATGTGGGCATCCCTGACACCTGTAGCGCCATTACG TGTTGGGAGACTTACGTTGGACAGACGTTCTACAAACTTGTGGTTACGGATTTCCTTATACATGTAGTCGTCATACTTGGCGTGGAAGGACCGAGAAT GTTACTAACAACAAAGTGTGACAGTAAGCTCTTAAAGAAAATTGGTCCTGCTGTATTCGACATTCCTAAAAGTGTACTGGCGCTGGTATATTCACAGATGCTGAATTG GATAGGCCTTCTGTATTGTCCAATGATAACATCAATGACAGTCATAAGTTTTTTCGTTGTCTTCTATTTGAAATAC TTATCCGCTATGAAAACCACTGGTCCTCCAGAGAAGCCGTACCGGGCCTCGCGGAACAACAGTTTCTTCATTGCTATTCTCTTATTGGCTTTTTTCCTGTCGGTTTTCCCAGTTGGTTATACCATGGTCAG TGTGCGCCCGTCCACTGGTTGTGGGCCGTTCAGGATCTACAGCACATCGATGTCAAATATCATCGACGCCTCCATTTCTAACCTTCCAACAGGGCTGAACAATTTTGTGGGACTGGTCACATCCACCTCGGCAGTGGTCACAGTGCTGGTATTTCTGAT CATAATAATATACTTCTGTTCAGCAAGAGGAAGTGCTTATAATGGTGTCGTCAAAATGCTGGAAGAACAACTCACAATG GAGAGTCGAGACAAGCAGTTCCTGATGGCAAGAGTCTATGAACTGACAGGAGAGAAGCCGGCGGCTCGGAAAAAGGATACGGTCTCCAATGTGAATGAAAAGAAGACCAAATCAAAGAAGACAGAAGCCGAGGTAGAACCCGCTCCTGGACCAAGTCCGCATAGTCTTTATACCGATGGTCCCGTGGTTTCCGATGATCCCGTCCCCGTAATGCCGGAGGAAAAAGATCCATTCAAT
- the LOC117326473 gene encoding transmembrane channel-like protein 7 isoform X1 has protein sequence MISSTGHPRSPAKNGLPRSPSKSQGMTMRHLPTKRGGEIRSGTSDAGRVTHKSEANQIFSLLPSKLALTSDVGITMSRKHEASNRKTRSKNAVYPEENGNDDLDEDLKELSKRGIRVKNFDDEEDVYDTLKLIKNLPCSLQQKRKFRAKLTERPMKRPGGCSGWIYRRKLDWKKFKIGYREFKYQLELWGTSLKKIEGQQGAGVLSYFVFLRTLFKLNIAIFFLMFIFVTLPASVNFSSNGYTSAVTGTGIGGVDVATAQTCSANYEVNVSSDAATVIVDFLQGTGWMEATALFLGWYDANEYSLGTAGSHNFNYIMPLAVFLVVVVIFIISLAVMAQASVKSFKETIARSGDVMRYTYNIKVFCSWDYAVTEELWSNIKQKSVYKDIVAELSESKFRKNRENMTSNQKCALYTKRFLINWLILAMLGGSAYLIYYVQKFSTETTSDDTFVLLLIQYLPSITLGALNGLLPIIFELLIKFEDYTTQFAMKLHLIRIVFLKLASLAVLIISIYSLITCGTRTTPCNVGIPDTCSAITCWETYVGQTFYKLVVTDFLIHVVVILGVEGPRMLLTTKCDSKLLKKIGPAVFDIPKSVLALVYSQMLNWIGLLYCPMITSMTVISFFVVFYLKYLSAMKTTGPPEKPYRASRNNSFFIAILLLAFFLSVFPVGYTMVSVRPSTGCGPFRIYSTSMSNIIDASISNLPTGLNNFVGLVTSTSAVVTVLVFLIIIIYFCSARGSAYNGVVKMLEEQLTMESRDKQFLMARVYELTGEKPAARKKDTVSNVNEKKTKSKKTEAEVEPAPGPSPHSLYTDGPVVSDDPVPVMPEEKDPFNAPPVYRSPSPNDSRPVTPKIVVNNTDWDDTPRINTGTTPATQPTKPLEF, from the exons GAGAGATCCGGTCGGGAACAAGCGACGCTGGAAGGGTAACACACAAGAGCGAAGCAAACCAGATCTTCTCCCTGCTGCCCAGTAAGCTGGCTTTGACCTCTGACGTAGGGATTACAATGTCCAGAAAACATGAGGCAAGTAACCGGAAGACCCGAAGTAAGAATGCTGTTTATCCGGAGGAAAACGGGAACGATGACCTTGATGAGGACTTAAAGGAACTGTCCAAGAGAGGGATCCGCGTGAAAAACTTCGACGACGAGGAGGATGTGTATGATACATTAAAGCTGATCAAGAACTTGCCATGCTCTCTACAACAGAAACGGAAGTTCAG GGCCAAGCTAACGGAGCGGCCTATGAAACGACCGGGAGGATGTAGCGGATGGATATATCGGCGGAAGTTG GATTGGAAGAAATTCAAAATCGGCTACAGAGAATTCAAGTATCAGTTGGAATTATGGGGAACTTCCTTGAAAAAAATCGAAG GACAACAAGGTGCGGGTGTACTCTCCTACTTTGTGTTCCTGCGCACATTGTTCAAGCTGAATATCGCCATTTTTTTCCTGATGTTCATTTTCGTGACGTTACCTGCCAGCGTGAATTTCTCGTCGAACGGCTACACCAGTGCCGTGACGGGTACGGGTATTGGCGGGGTGGATGTGGCCACCGCTCAGACGTGTAGCGCCAATTATGAAGTGAACGTCTCTTCTGATGCAGCTACTGTGATCGTGGATTTCCTCCAGGGAACG GGTTGGATGGAAGCCACGGCATTGTTCCTCGGTTGGTACGATGCTAACGAATATAGCCTGGGCACTGCAGGAAGTCAcaactttaattatataatgccACTAGCTGTGTTTTTGGTCGTCGTGGTCATCTTCATCATCTCGCTAGCAGTGATGGCTCAGGC GAGTGTTAAGAGTTTTAAAGAAACCATTGCAAGATCAGGGGATGTCATGCGGTATACGTATAACATAAAAGTCTTCTGTAGCTGGGACTATGCCGTCACAGAGGAGCTGTGGAGTAATATTAAACAGAAGAGTGTGTACAAAGACATTGTG GCTGAATTGTCGGAATCAAAGTTTAGAAAAAACAGAGAAAATATGACGTCAAACCAGAAATGTGCGCTCTACACCAAACGGTTCTTAATAAACTGGCTCATCCTAGCTATGCTAGGTGGATCCGCATACCTCATCTACTACGTCCAGAAGTTTTCCACAGAG ACGACCTCAGACGACACGTTCGTGCTTCTGCTGATACAGTACCTTCCGTCCATTACACTGGGTGCTCTCAATGGACTACTGCCCATCATCTTCGAGTTACTTATCAAGTTTGAAGATTACACAACTCAGTTTGCGATGAAGTTACATCTAATAAG AATCGTGTTCCTGAAGCTCGCTTCATTGGCTGTGCTGATAATATCCATCTACAGTCTCATTACCTGTGGTACCAGGACGACACCGTGTAATGTGGGCATCCCTGACACCTGTAGCGCCATTACG TGTTGGGAGACTTACGTTGGACAGACGTTCTACAAACTTGTGGTTACGGATTTCCTTATACATGTAGTCGTCATACTTGGCGTGGAAGGACCGAGAAT GTTACTAACAACAAAGTGTGACAGTAAGCTCTTAAAGAAAATTGGTCCTGCTGTATTCGACATTCCTAAAAGTGTACTGGCGCTGGTATATTCACAGATGCTGAATTG GATAGGCCTTCTGTATTGTCCAATGATAACATCAATGACAGTCATAAGTTTTTTCGTTGTCTTCTATTTGAAATAC TTATCCGCTATGAAAACCACTGGTCCTCCAGAGAAGCCGTACCGGGCCTCGCGGAACAACAGTTTCTTCATTGCTATTCTCTTATTGGCTTTTTTCCTGTCGGTTTTCCCAGTTGGTTATACCATGGTCAG TGTGCGCCCGTCCACTGGTTGTGGGCCGTTCAGGATCTACAGCACATCGATGTCAAATATCATCGACGCCTCCATTTCTAACCTTCCAACAGGGCTGAACAATTTTGTGGGACTGGTCACATCCACCTCGGCAGTGGTCACAGTGCTGGTATTTCTGAT CATAATAATATACTTCTGTTCAGCAAGAGGAAGTGCTTATAATGGTGTCGTCAAAATGCTGGAAGAACAACTCACAATG GAGAGTCGAGACAAGCAGTTCCTGATGGCAAGAGTCTATGAACTGACAGGAGAGAAGCCGGCGGCTCGGAAAAAGGATACGGTCTCCAATGTGAATGAAAAGAAGACCAAATCAAAGAAGACAGAAGCCGAGGTAGAACCCGCTCCTGGACCAAGTCCGCATAGTCTTTATACCGATGGTCCCGTGGTTTCCGATGATCCCGTCCCCGTAATGCCGGAGGAAAAAGATCCATTCAAT
- the LOC117326473 gene encoding transmembrane channel-like protein 7 isoform X2: protein MISSTGHPRSPAKNGLPRSPSKSQGEIRSGTSDAGRVTHKSEANQIFSLLPSKLALTSDVGITMSRKHEASNRKTRSKNAVYPEENGNDDLDEDLKELSKRGIRVKNFDDEEDVYDTLKLIKNLPCSLQQKRKFRAKLTERPMKRPGGCSGWIYRRKLDWKKFKIGYREFKYQLELWGTSLKKIEGQQGAGVLSYFVFLRTLFKLNIAIFFLMFIFVTLPASVNFSSNGYTSAVTGTGIGGVDVATAQTCSANYEVNVSSDAATVIVDFLQGTGWMEATALFLGWYDANEYSLGTAGSHNFNYIMPLAVFLVVVVIFIISLAVMAQASVKSFKETIARSGDVMRYTYNIKVFCSWDYAVTEELWSNIKQKSVYKDIVAELSESKFRKNRENMTSNQKCALYTKRFLINWLILAMLGGSAYLIYYVQKFSTETTSDDTFVLLLIQYLPSITLGALNGLLPIIFELLIKFEDYTTQFAMKLHLIRIVFLKLASLAVLIISIYSLITCGTRTTPCNVGIPDTCSAITCWETYVGQTFYKLVVTDFLIHVVVILGVEGPRMLLTTKCDSKLLKKIGPAVFDIPKSVLALVYSQMLNWIGLLYCPMITSMTVISFFVVFYLKYLSAMKTTGPPEKPYRASRNNSFFIAILLLAFFLSVFPVGYTMVSVRPSTGCGPFRIYSTSMSNIIDASISNLPTGLNNFVGLVTSTSAVVTVLVFLIIIIYFCSARGSAYNGVVKMLEEQLTMESRDKQFLMARVYELTGEKPAARKKDTVSNVNEKKTKSKKTEAEVEPAPGPSPHSLYTDGPVVSDDPVPVMPEEKDPFNAPPVYRSPSPNDSRPVTPKIVVNNTDWDDTPRINTGTTPATQPTKPLEF, encoded by the exons GAGAGATCCGGTCGGGAACAAGCGACGCTGGAAGGGTAACACACAAGAGCGAAGCAAACCAGATCTTCTCCCTGCTGCCCAGTAAGCTGGCTTTGACCTCTGACGTAGGGATTACAATGTCCAGAAAACATGAGGCAAGTAACCGGAAGACCCGAAGTAAGAATGCTGTTTATCCGGAGGAAAACGGGAACGATGACCTTGATGAGGACTTAAAGGAACTGTCCAAGAGAGGGATCCGCGTGAAAAACTTCGACGACGAGGAGGATGTGTATGATACATTAAAGCTGATCAAGAACTTGCCATGCTCTCTACAACAGAAACGGAAGTTCAG GGCCAAGCTAACGGAGCGGCCTATGAAACGACCGGGAGGATGTAGCGGATGGATATATCGGCGGAAGTTG GATTGGAAGAAATTCAAAATCGGCTACAGAGAATTCAAGTATCAGTTGGAATTATGGGGAACTTCCTTGAAAAAAATCGAAG GACAACAAGGTGCGGGTGTACTCTCCTACTTTGTGTTCCTGCGCACATTGTTCAAGCTGAATATCGCCATTTTTTTCCTGATGTTCATTTTCGTGACGTTACCTGCCAGCGTGAATTTCTCGTCGAACGGCTACACCAGTGCCGTGACGGGTACGGGTATTGGCGGGGTGGATGTGGCCACCGCTCAGACGTGTAGCGCCAATTATGAAGTGAACGTCTCTTCTGATGCAGCTACTGTGATCGTGGATTTCCTCCAGGGAACG GGTTGGATGGAAGCCACGGCATTGTTCCTCGGTTGGTACGATGCTAACGAATATAGCCTGGGCACTGCAGGAAGTCAcaactttaattatataatgccACTAGCTGTGTTTTTGGTCGTCGTGGTCATCTTCATCATCTCGCTAGCAGTGATGGCTCAGGC GAGTGTTAAGAGTTTTAAAGAAACCATTGCAAGATCAGGGGATGTCATGCGGTATACGTATAACATAAAAGTCTTCTGTAGCTGGGACTATGCCGTCACAGAGGAGCTGTGGAGTAATATTAAACAGAAGAGTGTGTACAAAGACATTGTG GCTGAATTGTCGGAATCAAAGTTTAGAAAAAACAGAGAAAATATGACGTCAAACCAGAAATGTGCGCTCTACACCAAACGGTTCTTAATAAACTGGCTCATCCTAGCTATGCTAGGTGGATCCGCATACCTCATCTACTACGTCCAGAAGTTTTCCACAGAG ACGACCTCAGACGACACGTTCGTGCTTCTGCTGATACAGTACCTTCCGTCCATTACACTGGGTGCTCTCAATGGACTACTGCCCATCATCTTCGAGTTACTTATCAAGTTTGAAGATTACACAACTCAGTTTGCGATGAAGTTACATCTAATAAG AATCGTGTTCCTGAAGCTCGCTTCATTGGCTGTGCTGATAATATCCATCTACAGTCTCATTACCTGTGGTACCAGGACGACACCGTGTAATGTGGGCATCCCTGACACCTGTAGCGCCATTACG TGTTGGGAGACTTACGTTGGACAGACGTTCTACAAACTTGTGGTTACGGATTTCCTTATACATGTAGTCGTCATACTTGGCGTGGAAGGACCGAGAAT GTTACTAACAACAAAGTGTGACAGTAAGCTCTTAAAGAAAATTGGTCCTGCTGTATTCGACATTCCTAAAAGTGTACTGGCGCTGGTATATTCACAGATGCTGAATTG GATAGGCCTTCTGTATTGTCCAATGATAACATCAATGACAGTCATAAGTTTTTTCGTTGTCTTCTATTTGAAATAC TTATCCGCTATGAAAACCACTGGTCCTCCAGAGAAGCCGTACCGGGCCTCGCGGAACAACAGTTTCTTCATTGCTATTCTCTTATTGGCTTTTTTCCTGTCGGTTTTCCCAGTTGGTTATACCATGGTCAG TGTGCGCCCGTCCACTGGTTGTGGGCCGTTCAGGATCTACAGCACATCGATGTCAAATATCATCGACGCCTCCATTTCTAACCTTCCAACAGGGCTGAACAATTTTGTGGGACTGGTCACATCCACCTCGGCAGTGGTCACAGTGCTGGTATTTCTGAT CATAATAATATACTTCTGTTCAGCAAGAGGAAGTGCTTATAATGGTGTCGTCAAAATGCTGGAAGAACAACTCACAATG GAGAGTCGAGACAAGCAGTTCCTGATGGCAAGAGTCTATGAACTGACAGGAGAGAAGCCGGCGGCTCGGAAAAAGGATACGGTCTCCAATGTGAATGAAAAGAAGACCAAATCAAAGAAGACAGAAGCCGAGGTAGAACCCGCTCCTGGACCAAGTCCGCATAGTCTTTATACCGATGGTCCCGTGGTTTCCGATGATCCCGTCCCCGTAATGCCGGAGGAAAAAGATCCATTCAAT
- the LOC117326473 gene encoding transmembrane channel-like protein 7 isoform X8 — translation MISSTGHPRSPAKNGLPRSPSKSQGMTMRHLPTKRGGEIRSGTSDAGRVTHKSEANQIFSLLPSKLALTSDVGITMSRKHEASNRKTRSKNAVYPEENGNDDLDEDLKELSKRGIRVKNFDDEEDVYDTLKLIKNLPCSLQQKRKFRAKLTERPMKRPGGCSGWIYRRKLDWKKFKIGYREFKYQLELWGTSLKKIEGQQGAGVLSYFVFLRTLFKLNIAIFFLMFIFVTLPASVNFSSNGYTSAVTGTGIGGVDVATAQTCSANYEVNVSSDAATVIVDFLQGTGWMEATALFLGWYDANEYSLGTAGSHNFNYIMPLAVFLVVVVIFIISLAVMAQASVKSFKETIARSGDVMRYTYNIKVFCSWDYAVTEELWSNIKQKSVYKDIVAELSESKFRKNRENMTSNQKCALYTKRFLINWLILAMLGGSAYLIYYVQKFSTETTSDDTFVLLLIQYLPSITLGALNGLLPIIFELLIKFEDYTTQFAMKLHLIRIVFLKLASLAVLIISIYSLITCGTRTTPCNVGIPDTCSAITCWETYVGQTFYKLVVTDFLIHVVVILGVEGPRMLLTTKCDSKLLKKIGPAVFDIPKSVLALVYSQMLNWIGLLYCPMITSMTVISFFVVFYLKYLSAMKTTGPPEKPYRASRNNSFFIAILLLAFFLSVFPVGYTMVSVRPSTGCGPFRIYSTSMSNIIDASISNLPTGLNNFVGLVTSTSAVVTVLVFLIIIIYFCSARGSAYNGVVKMLEEQLTMESRDKQFLMARVYELTGEKPAARKKDTVSNVNEKKTKSKKTEAEDF, via the exons GAGAGATCCGGTCGGGAACAAGCGACGCTGGAAGGGTAACACACAAGAGCGAAGCAAACCAGATCTTCTCCCTGCTGCCCAGTAAGCTGGCTTTGACCTCTGACGTAGGGATTACAATGTCCAGAAAACATGAGGCAAGTAACCGGAAGACCCGAAGTAAGAATGCTGTTTATCCGGAGGAAAACGGGAACGATGACCTTGATGAGGACTTAAAGGAACTGTCCAAGAGAGGGATCCGCGTGAAAAACTTCGACGACGAGGAGGATGTGTATGATACATTAAAGCTGATCAAGAACTTGCCATGCTCTCTACAACAGAAACGGAAGTTCAG GGCCAAGCTAACGGAGCGGCCTATGAAACGACCGGGAGGATGTAGCGGATGGATATATCGGCGGAAGTTG GATTGGAAGAAATTCAAAATCGGCTACAGAGAATTCAAGTATCAGTTGGAATTATGGGGAACTTCCTTGAAAAAAATCGAAG GACAACAAGGTGCGGGTGTACTCTCCTACTTTGTGTTCCTGCGCACATTGTTCAAGCTGAATATCGCCATTTTTTTCCTGATGTTCATTTTCGTGACGTTACCTGCCAGCGTGAATTTCTCGTCGAACGGCTACACCAGTGCCGTGACGGGTACGGGTATTGGCGGGGTGGATGTGGCCACCGCTCAGACGTGTAGCGCCAATTATGAAGTGAACGTCTCTTCTGATGCAGCTACTGTGATCGTGGATTTCCTCCAGGGAACG GGTTGGATGGAAGCCACGGCATTGTTCCTCGGTTGGTACGATGCTAACGAATATAGCCTGGGCACTGCAGGAAGTCAcaactttaattatataatgccACTAGCTGTGTTTTTGGTCGTCGTGGTCATCTTCATCATCTCGCTAGCAGTGATGGCTCAGGC GAGTGTTAAGAGTTTTAAAGAAACCATTGCAAGATCAGGGGATGTCATGCGGTATACGTATAACATAAAAGTCTTCTGTAGCTGGGACTATGCCGTCACAGAGGAGCTGTGGAGTAATATTAAACAGAAGAGTGTGTACAAAGACATTGTG GCTGAATTGTCGGAATCAAAGTTTAGAAAAAACAGAGAAAATATGACGTCAAACCAGAAATGTGCGCTCTACACCAAACGGTTCTTAATAAACTGGCTCATCCTAGCTATGCTAGGTGGATCCGCATACCTCATCTACTACGTCCAGAAGTTTTCCACAGAG ACGACCTCAGACGACACGTTCGTGCTTCTGCTGATACAGTACCTTCCGTCCATTACACTGGGTGCTCTCAATGGACTACTGCCCATCATCTTCGAGTTACTTATCAAGTTTGAAGATTACACAACTCAGTTTGCGATGAAGTTACATCTAATAAG AATCGTGTTCCTGAAGCTCGCTTCATTGGCTGTGCTGATAATATCCATCTACAGTCTCATTACCTGTGGTACCAGGACGACACCGTGTAATGTGGGCATCCCTGACACCTGTAGCGCCATTACG TGTTGGGAGACTTACGTTGGACAGACGTTCTACAAACTTGTGGTTACGGATTTCCTTATACATGTAGTCGTCATACTTGGCGTGGAAGGACCGAGAAT GTTACTAACAACAAAGTGTGACAGTAAGCTCTTAAAGAAAATTGGTCCTGCTGTATTCGACATTCCTAAAAGTGTACTGGCGCTGGTATATTCACAGATGCTGAATTG GATAGGCCTTCTGTATTGTCCAATGATAACATCAATGACAGTCATAAGTTTTTTCGTTGTCTTCTATTTGAAATAC TTATCCGCTATGAAAACCACTGGTCCTCCAGAGAAGCCGTACCGGGCCTCGCGGAACAACAGTTTCTTCATTGCTATTCTCTTATTGGCTTTTTTCCTGTCGGTTTTCCCAGTTGGTTATACCATGGTCAG TGTGCGCCCGTCCACTGGTTGTGGGCCGTTCAGGATCTACAGCACATCGATGTCAAATATCATCGACGCCTCCATTTCTAACCTTCCAACAGGGCTGAACAATTTTGTGGGACTGGTCACATCCACCTCGGCAGTGGTCACAGTGCTGGTATTTCTGAT CATAATAATATACTTCTGTTCAGCAAGAGGAAGTGCTTATAATGGTGTCGTCAAAATGCTGGAAGAACAACTCACAATG GAGAGTCGAGACAAGCAGTTCCTGATGGCAAGAGTCTATGAACTGACAGGAGAGAAGCCGGCGGCTCGGAAAAAGGATACGGTCTCCAATGTGAATGAAAAGAAGACCAAATCAAAGAAGACAGAAGCCGAG GACTTTTAG